One genomic segment of Gadus morhua unplaced genomic scaffold, gadMor3.0, whole genome shotgun sequence includes these proteins:
- the LOC115539073 gene encoding uncharacterized protein LOC115539073, whose product MLELMLPSVRLNGVVGTRKEQGQPPVKRWNKLTATSLVVPLRQNICRKQTCQRLLDETAMLAELKTQLHLSDEMVSQWISDVMEWATGETRDAFDNLQGTTHTGLQRSIEGLYLSVRQRKLNLYRQNDSNKLRHRLRRKLAEEKKLLFQEIQKHNKLDSAANIDAAVVEHSLSGESTVSPIWPWEVHDSANIGTKKRLHDQVMTTKRLQEEKNILVMEMAQHCTWLQNLALVLKNKVAESGGESGDKGAEGLCSLLRRRNTEVSEGLQVVLQKYKTALGPEASVIQNIEEEDQSVHSSPDTSEDEEESII is encoded by the exons ATGCTCGAGCTCATGCTACCAAGTGTGAG ATTAAATGGAGTGGTAGGAACCAGGAAGGAGCAGGGACAACCGCCGGTGAAGAGGTGGAACAAGTTAACAGCTACCTCTCTCGTTGTGCCCTTACGACAAAATATATGTCGAAAGCAG ACTTGTCAGAGGCTCCTGGATGAGACTGCAATGCTAGCAGAGCTAAAAACCCAGCTACATCTCTCAGATGAAATGGTGTCACAGTGGATCTCAGATGTGATGGAATGGGCAACTGGTG AGACACGAGATGCATTTGACAACCTGCaaggcaccacacacacagggcttcaGCGGTCCATTGAGGGGCTCTACCTCAGTGTGAGGCAGCGGAAGCTAAATCTGTACCGTCAGAATG ACAGCAACAAGCTTCGCCACCGGCTTCGGAGGAAGCTGGCAGAAGAGAAAAAGCTCCTTTTTCAGGAGATACAAAAGCACAACAAGCTTGACTCTGCAGCCAACATCGATGCAGCTGTGGTGGAGCACTCCCTGAGTGGAGAGAGCACTGTGTCCCCAATATGGCCTTGGGAGGTTCATGACAGCG CAAACATTGGAACCAAGAAACGGCTTCATGACCAAGTCATGACAACAAAGCGACTGCAGGAGGAAAAAAACATTCTGGTGATGGAGATGGCACAACACTGCACATGGTTGCAGAACCTGGCATTGGTTCTCAAAAACAAGGTGGCTGAGTCGG GTGGAGAGTCTGGAGACAAAGGAGCTGAAGGACTTTGCAGTCTCTTGAGGAGAAGAAACACAGAGGTGTCAGAGGGGTTGCAAGTGGTCCTGCAAAAATACAAGACTGCTTTAGGTCCTGAGGCCTCTGTCATTCAAAATATTGAAGAGGAAGACCAAAGTGTCCACAGCAGTCCAGACACCagtgaggatgaagaggaaagCATAATTTAg